Proteins co-encoded in one Streptococcus parauberis NCFD 2020 genomic window:
- a CDS encoding flavodoxin, translated as MAIVKIVYASMTGNTEEIADIVANKLTELGHDVEVDECTSVEASDFEDAEIAIVATYTYGDGDLPDEIVDFYEDLQDLDLSDRIYGVVGSGDTFYDYFCKSVDEFEEQFALTGAIKGAESVKVDLAAEDEDIANLEAFAEAISKSAESLLQ; from the coding sequence ATGGCCATAGTAAAAATCGTTTATGCTAGTATGACAGGCAATACTGAAGAAATTGCTGATATAGTTGCAAATAAGTTAACCGAACTCGGACACGATGTTGAAGTTGACGAGTGCACATCAGTTGAGGCTTCAGATTTTGAAGATGCCGAAATAGCGATTGTTGCGACATATACTTATGGTGATGGTGACTTACCAGATGAAATTGTCGATTTCTACGAAGATTTACAGGATTTAGACTTATCAGATCGTATCTATGGGGTGGTTGGATCAGGGGATACTTTCTATGATTACTTCTGTAAGTCAGTAGATGAATTTGAAGAACAATTTGCTCTAACGGGAGCCATTAAAGGTGCTGAATCAGTTAAAGTTGACTTGGCAGCAGAAGATGAAGACATTGCCAATCTGGAAGCATTTGCGGAAGCAATTTCCAAGTCAGCAGAAAGTTTATTGCAATAA
- a CDS encoding chorismate mutase, producing MELEEIRKEIDLVNADLLKLIEKRMDLVQHVTTYKRQHQLPVLDASREQFILKEIGNQVKNQDYKEAVIATFAAIMAASRNYQEGAIKGGKDAES from the coding sequence ATGGAATTAGAAGAAATAAGAAAAGAAATTGATTTGGTCAATGCAGACCTGCTTAAATTAATTGAAAAGCGGATGGACTTGGTCCAACACGTCACTACTTATAAGCGTCAGCATCAGTTGCCAGTTTTGGATGCATCGCGCGAGCAATTCATCCTAAAAGAAATTGGTAATCAAGTGAAAAATCAGGACTATAAGGAAGCTGTGATTGCGACCTTTGCAGCTATTATGGCAGCCTCTAGGAATTATCAGGAAGGCGCAATTAAGGGAGGCAAAGATGCTGAAAGCTAA
- a CDS encoding chloride channel protein gives MLKAKLLSIKDSLILVVLALGIGLVVGALDFVFGSVLLLVSDFRTEHLTILLPFLAGAGLLTVFLYHKFGGKASKGMSLIFLVSQGKEKEIPLVLIPLIMFSTWMTHLFGGSAGREGVAVQLGATVSHYCHSWLKVENSSRIFLAIGMAAGFAGLFQTPLAAIFFAFEVLAMTHFAFFALFIPVAVAAYTASTFSHALGLEKFSFIIKETVALSPIMIGKLVLLGLIFGLAGNLFAYTLGKAKTFFSEKLSNPYQKVLVLGIVVTVLVFVLHSGRYSGLGTNLINMSFSGETIYSYDWFLKIMLTVLTIAAGYQGGEVTPLFSIGASLGALIAPLFGLPVFLVAALGYSAVFASATNTYLASVFIGYEVFGSENMISFLIVVLIATLLNQKHSIYANQELLEVKNKFQI, from the coding sequence ATGCTGAAAGCTAAGCTTCTCTCTATTAAGGATAGCTTAATCTTAGTGGTCTTAGCTTTAGGGATTGGTTTAGTGGTTGGTGCTTTAGACTTCGTTTTTGGTTCTGTACTTTTGTTAGTCTCGGATTTTAGGACTGAGCATCTAACGATCTTGCTACCGTTTTTAGCTGGAGCTGGACTCTTAACGGTTTTTCTCTACCATAAATTTGGAGGTAAGGCTAGCAAGGGGATGAGTTTAATTTTCCTTGTCAGCCAGGGAAAAGAAAAAGAAATACCTTTAGTTTTGATTCCACTGATTATGTTTTCGACCTGGATGACCCACCTCTTTGGAGGTAGCGCTGGCCGTGAAGGTGTAGCTGTTCAATTAGGAGCGACGGTTTCCCATTATTGCCATTCTTGGTTAAAAGTGGAGAATAGCTCGCGCATATTCTTGGCAATTGGTATGGCAGCCGGTTTTGCGGGTTTATTTCAAACCCCATTAGCAGCTATCTTCTTTGCATTTGAAGTCTTAGCAATGACACATTTTGCCTTCTTTGCATTATTTATCCCTGTAGCTGTCGCTGCTTATACAGCCTCTACGTTCTCTCATGCTCTAGGACTGGAAAAATTCTCTTTTATCATTAAGGAGACAGTAGCTCTTAGTCCGATAATGATTGGTAAATTGGTATTACTAGGATTAATCTTTGGTCTAGCGGGTAATCTTTTTGCTTATACTTTAGGGAAAGCAAAGACATTTTTCTCAGAGAAGTTATCTAACCCATATCAAAAAGTTCTAGTTTTAGGTATAGTTGTGACAGTACTTGTTTTCGTTTTACATTCAGGTCGCTATAGTGGACTAGGTACAAACTTAATAAATATGTCTTTTTCTGGTGAGACGATTTATTCCTATGATTGGTTCTTAAAAATAATGTTAACAGTTCTTACCATTGCAGCAGGCTACCAAGGGGGAGAAGTGACTCCACTCTTTTCTATTGGAGCTAGTCTGGGTGCCCTTATAGCGCCATTATTTGGCTTACCAGTTTTCTTGGTAGCAGCACTTGGCTATTCTGCTGTATTTGCCAGTGCGACAAATACCTACTTAGCTTCTGTTTTTATTGGATATGAAGTCTTTGGATCAGAAAATATGATTTCTTTTCTGATTGTTGTATTGATTGCTACCTTACTTAATCAGAAACATAGTATTTATGCCAATCAGGAACTCTTAGAGGTAAAAAATAAATTTCAAATTTAA
- the rplS gene encoding 50S ribosomal protein L19 — MNPLIQSLTESQLRTDIPTFRAGDTVRVHAKVVEGTRERIQIFEGVVIARKGQGISEMYTVRKISGGIGVERTFPIHTPRVDKIEVVRYGKVRRAKLYYLRALQGKAARIKEIRR; from the coding sequence ATGAATCCATTAATCCAAAGCTTGACTGAAAGTCAACTTCGTACTGACATCCCTACATTCCGCGCTGGTGACACTGTTCGCGTTCACGCGAAAGTTGTCGAAGGAACTCGCGAACGTATCCAGATTTTTGAAGGTGTAGTTATTGCACGTAAAGGTCAAGGGATCTCAGAAATGTACACAGTTCGTAAAATTTCTGGCGGTATCGGTGTAGAACGTACTTTCCCAATCCACACTCCACGTGTTGATAAAATTGAAGTAGTTCGTTACGGTAAAGTCCGTCGTGCTAAACTTTACTACTTACGTGCATTACAAGGTAAAGCAGCACGTATCAAAGAAATCCGTCGTTAA
- a CDS encoding FtsW/RodA/SpoVE family cell cycle protein, protein MFGKRSKLDNKIDYGIVWPVFCLIIIGLFSVYVATFHDYPHNVTKVMMQQVLWIGFGSLFAFILMFFSRSLLWKLTPFLYLLGLGLMVLPLVFYSPQLVAATGAKNWVTIGSVTLFQPSEFMKISYILALARFTVWFKGKKERNQFSDDWKLILSYVLITLPVMILLALQKDLGTAMVFIAILAGVVLVSGISWWFILPLLGLFLFAGLAFFMIFFLPQGKEFLLKIGMDTYQINRISAWLTPFDFSETIAYQQTQSMISIGSGGFFGKGFNHIDLPVPVRESDMIFTVISENFGFLGSAVLLILYLLLIYRMLRLTLASNNLFYTYISTGFIMMILFHIFENVGAAVGILPLTGIPLPFISQGGSSLISNLIGVGIILSMNFQHELGLEKQSQAELRRSLKYD, encoded by the coding sequence ATGTTTGGAAAACGAAGCAAATTAGATAACAAAATTGATTATGGCATTGTATGGCCAGTATTTTGTCTAATCATCATTGGCCTCTTTTCAGTTTACGTGGCCACTTTCCATGATTATCCTCATAATGTGACCAAAGTAATGATGCAACAAGTCCTATGGATTGGTTTTGGCTCATTATTTGCATTTATTTTAATGTTTTTTAGTCGTAGTTTATTATGGAAATTGACGCCTTTTTTGTATTTGTTAGGGCTTGGACTTATGGTACTACCATTAGTCTTTTACAGTCCTCAGCTAGTCGCGGCGACAGGTGCTAAAAACTGGGTAACAATTGGATCAGTTACTTTATTTCAACCCTCAGAATTTATGAAAATCTCTTATATTTTAGCTTTAGCAAGATTCACTGTTTGGTTTAAAGGAAAGAAGGAAAGGAATCAGTTTTCTGATGATTGGAAATTAATTCTATCTTATGTCTTAATTACCTTACCAGTAATGATTTTGTTAGCTTTGCAAAAAGATTTGGGTACCGCAATGGTCTTTATAGCTATATTAGCTGGGGTAGTATTAGTCTCTGGAATTAGTTGGTGGTTTATTTTACCTTTACTTGGTCTCTTTCTATTTGCAGGATTAGCTTTTTTCATGATATTTTTCCTTCCACAGGGAAAAGAATTTCTGCTCAAAATAGGGATGGATACTTACCAAATCAATCGTATATCGGCTTGGTTAACGCCATTTGATTTTTCTGAGACAATTGCTTATCAGCAAACACAAAGTATGATTTCAATTGGTAGTGGTGGCTTTTTCGGAAAAGGATTTAATCATATTGATTTGCCAGTTCCAGTAAGAGAAAGTGATATGATTTTTACAGTTATTTCTGAAAATTTTGGTTTTCTTGGATCAGCCGTCCTACTTATTCTTTATTTGTTACTGATTTATAGAATGTTGCGACTTACTTTGGCTTCAAATAATTTATTTTATACTTATATTTCAACTGGTTTTATTATGATGATTTTATTCCACATTTTTGAAAATGTTGGAGCGGCTGTCGGTATTTTACCATTGACTGGGATTCCTCTCCCATTTATTTCACAAGGTGGGTCATCATTGATCTCAAATCTCATTGGTGTTGGCATAATTCTTTCAATGAATTTCCAACATGAACTCGGTCTGGAAAAGCAAAGTCAAGCTGAACTTCGTCGTTCACTAAAATATGATTAA
- a CDS encoding HAD-IA family hydrolase yields the protein MNYKDYIWDLGGTLLDNYETSTTAFLKTLEQFNLSASHDAVFSKLKESTATAIATFAPYEPRFLHFYKLNEAQALAKPAWKSGAEELLKNVVADGGRNFLVSHRDKQVVYLLAHANLLQYFTEVVTSENGFKRKPDPESIYYLKNKYEITNALVIGDREIDKQAGQAAGLSTLLVQENQSLLEIVN from the coding sequence ATGAATTATAAGGATTATATTTGGGATTTAGGTGGAACTCTCCTTGATAATTATGAGACTTCGACTACTGCATTCCTAAAAACTTTAGAACAATTTAATCTTTCCGCCAGTCATGATGCTGTTTTTTCAAAATTGAAAGAATCGACAGCGACAGCCATCGCTACATTTGCTCCTTATGAGCCACGATTTTTGCATTTTTATAAATTAAATGAAGCGCAAGCATTGGCCAAGCCTGCTTGGAAAAGTGGAGCAGAAGAGTTACTAAAAAATGTTGTAGCAGATGGAGGACGGAATTTTTTAGTCTCTCATCGTGATAAACAGGTGGTTTACCTTTTAGCTCATGCTAATCTTTTACAGTATTTTACTGAAGTTGTGACATCTGAAAATGGTTTTAAAAGAAAACCAGATCCAGAATCTATTTATTACTTAAAAAATAAATACGAAATAACAAATGCCTTAGTTATCGGTGACAGGGAAATCGATAAACAGGCAGGACAAGCTGCGGGTCTTAGTACTTTACTTGTTCAAGAAAATCAGTCCCTTTTGGAGATAGTTAATTAA
- the gyrB gene encoding DNA topoisomerase (ATP-hydrolyzing) subunit B, whose product MVEDIKQSNDKAQEYDASQIQVLEGLEAVRMRPGMYIGSTSKEGLHHLVWEIVDNSIDEALAGFASHIEVYIEEDNSITVVDDGRGIPVDIQAKTGRPAVETVFTVLHAGGKFGGGGYKVSGGLHGVGSSVVNALSSQLDVRVFKNGSIHYQEFKRGIVYDDLKIIGETDLTGTTVHFTPDPEIFTETVEFDFEKLAKRVQELAFLNRGLRISIADKRNGIEQVKDYHYEGGIASYVEFLNEKKDVIIEHPIFTDGEMDGIAVEVAMQYTTGYHENVMSFANNIHTHEGGTHEQGFRTALTRVINDYAKKNKILKENEDNLTGEDVREGLTAVISVKHPNPQFEGQTKTKLGNSEVVKITNRLFSDALQRFLLENPQVARKIVDKGILASKARIAAKRAREVTRKKSGLEISNLPGKLADCSSNNASQNELFIVEGDSAGGSAKSGRNREFQAILPIRGKILNVEKATMDKILANEEIRSLFTAMGTGFGAEFDVAKARYHKLVIMTDADVDGAHIRTLLLTLIYRFMRPVLEAGFVYIAQPPIYGVKVGSEIKEYIQPGTNQEELLKASLEKYSVGRSRPTVQRYKGLGEMDDHQLWETTMDPEHRLMARVTVDDAAEADKVFDMLMGDRVEPRREFIEENAVYSTLDI is encoded by the coding sequence ATGGTTGAAGATATTAAACAGTCAAATGATAAAGCTCAAGAATATGATGCTAGTCAGATTCAAGTCTTAGAAGGATTAGAAGCCGTTCGGATGCGTCCTGGGATGTATATTGGTTCAACATCTAAAGAAGGACTTCATCACTTGGTTTGGGAAATTGTCGATAACTCAATTGATGAGGCCTTGGCAGGGTTTGCTAGTCATATTGAAGTATACATTGAAGAAGACAACTCAATCACAGTTGTCGATGATGGGCGTGGTATTCCAGTCGATATCCAAGCTAAGACAGGTCGTCCTGCTGTTGAAACTGTATTTACTGTTTTACATGCTGGAGGTAAGTTTGGCGGTGGCGGTTATAAGGTTTCAGGTGGGCTCCATGGTGTTGGATCATCAGTTGTTAATGCTTTATCATCTCAGTTAGATGTTCGTGTCTTCAAAAATGGTAGCATTCATTATCAAGAGTTTAAACGTGGAATCGTTTATGACGATTTGAAAATTATTGGAGAAACGGATTTAACAGGAACAACAGTTCACTTTACTCCGGACCCAGAAATTTTTACAGAAACAGTTGAATTTGATTTTGAGAAGCTTGCTAAGCGTGTCCAAGAATTAGCATTTTTAAACCGTGGATTACGAATCTCAATTGCCGATAAACGTAATGGAATTGAACAAGTCAAAGATTACCATTATGAAGGTGGTATCGCTAGCTATGTTGAATTTTTAAATGAGAAAAAAGATGTTATTATCGAACATCCTATCTTTACTGATGGAGAGATGGATGGCATTGCTGTCGAAGTTGCGATGCAATATACAACAGGCTATCATGAAAATGTAATGAGTTTTGCCAACAATATTCATACACATGAAGGTGGAACCCATGAACAAGGTTTTAGAACTGCCCTAACACGTGTTATTAATGATTATGCTAAAAAGAATAAGATTCTCAAAGAAAATGAAGATAACTTAACTGGTGAGGATGTTCGTGAAGGATTGACTGCTGTTATCTCTGTCAAACACCCTAATCCTCAATTTGAAGGACAAACTAAAACAAAATTAGGTAACTCAGAAGTTGTTAAAATTACTAATCGATTATTTAGTGATGCCTTACAACGATTCTTACTTGAGAATCCACAAGTTGCCCGTAAAATCGTAGATAAAGGAATTTTAGCTTCGAAAGCTAGAATTGCTGCAAAACGTGCACGTGAAGTAACGCGAAAGAAATCTGGCTTAGAAATCTCTAATTTACCAGGTAAGCTAGCTGACTGTTCATCAAATAATGCCAGTCAAAACGAACTATTTATCGTCGAAGGAGATTCTGCTGGAGGTTCAGCAAAATCTGGTCGTAACCGTGAATTTCAGGCAATTTTACCAATTCGTGGTAAAATCTTAAACGTGGAAAAAGCAACAATGGATAAAATTCTTGCTAATGAGGAAATCCGCAGTTTATTTACAGCGATGGGAACTGGTTTTGGTGCAGAATTTGATGTAGCTAAAGCAAGATATCACAAGTTAGTTATTATGACTGATGCCGATGTCGATGGTGCTCATATCCGTACACTTTTGTTAACTTTGATCTATCGCTTTATGAGACCAGTCCTTGAAGCCGGTTTTGTTTATATCGCACAACCACCAATTTATGGTGTGAAGGTTGGTAGCGAAATTAAAGAGTATATTCAGCCTGGTACTAACCAAGAGGAACTTTTAAAAGCTTCTCTTGAAAAATATAGTGTAGGTCGTTCAAGACCAACTGTACAGCGTTATAAAGGTCTTGGAGAAATGGACGATCACCAATTATGGGAAACTACCATGGATCCGGAACACCGCTTAATGGCTCGTGTAACAGTTGATGATGCTGCAGAAGCTGATAAAGTATTCGACATGTTAATGGGTGATCGTGTTGAGCCAAGACGTGAGTTCATTGAGGAAAATGCGGTCTATAGTACGCTTGATATTTAG
- the ezrA gene encoding septation ring formation regulator EzrA — MSSGIILLIVAIVLLVIIAYLVGVIIRKRNDSLIKNLEERKLKLFGLPINEEIEEVKSLHLIGQSQTSFREWNQKWVDLTMNSFADIENHLFEAEKLNDTFNFIRAKHEIINVESQLDLVEEDITSIREALGILKEQEEKNSARVTHALDLYEQLQESINGNIGKYGSTKPEIDKQMKNIETEFSQFVTLNSSGDPVEASEVLDKAEEHTIALGQITEQIPEIVAKLEEDLPEQMDDLESGYRRLLEENYHFPENNIETRFQEVREAIRSNADELVTLDLDRAREDNEHIQERVDALYQLFEREIVAHKNALRDSKIIPKYIAHVRENNDKLKNELSRLAHKYILNENQALSVKGFDKDITKLEESTLDNAQSFGSQEVPFSELEVIFDKALKTLSAVESGQLDVFEEIKGIEKTEESARRDIDIYVAQLHMIKRFMEKRHLPGIPQDYLTAFFTTSTQLEALMDELSKGKINIEAVGRLNTIAKSSIANLEEYSYQVVQNATLTEQLLQYSNRYRSFEAGVQNSFEIAMHLFEVEYDYQGSFDEISYALETVEPGVTSRFVSSYEKTREYIRF, encoded by the coding sequence ATGTCAAGCGGAATTATCTTGCTGATTGTAGCGATAGTCTTATTAGTGATTATTGCTTACCTAGTTGGCGTAATTATTCGTAAAAGAAATGATTCGTTAATTAAAAATTTAGAAGAAAGAAAACTAAAACTTTTTGGTTTACCTATTAACGAAGAAATTGAAGAAGTTAAATCACTACATTTAATAGGACAAAGTCAAACATCTTTTAGAGAATGGAATCAAAAATGGGTTGATTTAACAATGAACTCATTTGCAGATATTGAAAATCATTTATTTGAGGCAGAAAAACTAAATGATACTTTCAATTTTATTCGTGCTAAACATGAGATAATTAATGTAGAAAGTCAATTGGACTTAGTTGAAGAAGATATTACTTCAATTCGTGAAGCACTTGGCATTCTGAAAGAACAAGAAGAAAAAAATAGTGCTCGCGTTACGCATGCCTTAGATTTATATGAGCAATTACAAGAATCTATTAATGGTAATATAGGAAAATATGGAAGTACTAAACCTGAAATTGATAAGCAAATGAAGAATATCGAAACTGAATTTTCTCAATTTGTGACTCTTAATTCATCAGGTGACCCAGTTGAAGCTTCTGAAGTTTTGGATAAAGCTGAAGAGCATACAATTGCTTTAGGCCAAATTACAGAACAGATTCCAGAAATTGTAGCGAAACTAGAAGAAGACCTTCCTGAGCAAATGGATGATTTGGAATCTGGTTACCGTCGTTTACTCGAAGAAAACTATCATTTTCCTGAAAACAACATTGAAACGCGTTTCCAAGAAGTTCGTGAAGCAATTCGCAGTAATGCTGATGAATTAGTAACTTTAGATTTAGATCGTGCACGAGAAGATAACGAACATATTCAAGAACGTGTTGATGCATTGTATCAATTATTTGAACGTGAAATTGTTGCACATAAAAATGCTCTTAGAGACAGTAAAATTATTCCTAAGTACATAGCACACGTTCGAGAAAATAATGACAAACTTAAAAATGAATTATCACGACTTGCTCATAAGTACATTTTGAATGAAAACCAAGCACTTTCCGTCAAAGGTTTTGATAAAGATATTACTAAACTTGAAGAGTCAACTTTAGACAATGCACAAAGTTTTGGTTCTCAAGAAGTACCTTTTTCAGAATTAGAAGTGATATTTGATAAAGCTCTTAAAACACTTTCAGCAGTTGAGTCTGGTCAGTTGGATGTCTTTGAAGAAATTAAAGGCATTGAAAAGACAGAAGAATCTGCTCGGAGAGATATTGATATTTATGTAGCACAATTACATATGATCAAACGTTTTATGGAAAAACGTCATTTACCAGGTATCCCACAAGATTATTTAACTGCATTCTTCACAACAAGTACACAACTTGAAGCCCTAATGGATGAATTAAGTAAAGGTAAAATAAATATTGAAGCTGTTGGTCGCTTAAACACTATAGCTAAATCTTCTATTGCGAACTTAGAAGAATATAGTTATCAAGTCGTTCAAAATGCAACGTTAACTGAACAATTATTACAATATTCAAATCGTTACCGTAGCTTTGAAGCTGGTGTTCAAAATTCATTTGAAATTGCTATGCATTTATTTGAAGTTGAGTATGACTACCAAGGATCATTTGATGAAATATCATATGCTTTGGAAACAGTTGAACCTGGTGTAACAAGTCGTTTTGTTTCATCATATGAAAAAACAAGAGAATATATTCGATTCTAA
- the serB gene encoding phosphoserine phosphatase SerB, giving the protein MGKILGLFVMDVDSTLVKEEVIDLLAQEAGFGKEVAQITELAMNGHLDFEAALKERVALLEGLPLSIFDKVYQSIHFNSGAQELVNQLHDQQYKVGLVSGGFHETVDRLADELGIDYVHANQLANKDGKLTGELEGPIVTKEVKLQKLQDWALENNLNLSQTVAMGDGANDLPMIKAAGIGIAFCAKPIVQNQALYQIDVPNLMEALTIINKERG; this is encoded by the coding sequence ATGGGAAAAATTTTAGGACTCTTTGTTATGGATGTCGATTCAACTCTAGTTAAAGAAGAAGTGATTGATTTATTAGCACAAGAGGCTGGTTTTGGAAAAGAGGTAGCACAAATTACAGAACTAGCAATGAATGGTCATCTGGATTTTGAGGCAGCCTTGAAAGAGAGGGTTGCTTTATTAGAAGGACTACCCTTATCAATTTTTGATAAAGTTTATCAGTCCATTCATTTCAATAGTGGCGCGCAGGAACTAGTGAATCAATTACATGATCAACAGTATAAAGTTGGTCTGGTTTCTGGTGGTTTCCATGAAACAGTGGATCGTTTAGCTGATGAATTGGGTATCGATTATGTCCACGCCAATCAACTCGCTAATAAAGATGGTAAATTGACAGGAGAACTTGAAGGTCCAATAGTTACAAAAGAGGTGAAATTACAGAAATTACAAGATTGGGCATTAGAAAATAACTTAAATTTATCCCAGACTGTCGCAATGGGTGATGGGGCAAACGATTTACCTATGATAAAAGCTGCTGGGATAGGCATCGCTTTTTGTGCTAAACCTATTGTTCAAAATCAAGCACTCTATCAGATTGATGTTCCTAATCTAATGGAAGCCTTAACTATTATTAATAAGGAGAGAGGTTAG
- a CDS encoding VOC family protein produces MNRINLICLGVRDMAKSVAFYRDGLGFETKETADSPNVIFFNNAGTKLELYPIDLLAEDFGHSLPTLEANQFNGMTLAYNTTSKTEVYAIFELASKAGARILKEPQEVFWGGFHAYFADPDNYVWEVCWNPGMPFDDNEMVII; encoded by the coding sequence ATGAATAGAATTAATCTTATTTGTTTAGGTGTTAGAGATATGGCTAAAAGTGTCGCCTTTTATCGAGATGGTCTAGGTTTTGAAACAAAAGAAACTGCAGATTCTCCAAATGTCATATTTTTTAATAATGCAGGAACCAAGCTAGAACTTTATCCAATTGATTTACTCGCGGAGGATTTTGGCCATAGTCTTCCTACGTTAGAAGCTAATCAATTCAATGGAATGACACTTGCCTATAACACCACATCTAAAACTGAAGTTTATGCTATTTTTGAACTTGCTTCAAAAGCAGGAGCAAGGATTTTAAAAGAGCCACAAGAGGTTTTTTGGGGCGGTTTCCACGCTTATTTTGCAGACCCAGACAACTATGTTTGGGAAGTTTGCTGGAATCCAGGGATGCCTTTTGACGACAATGAAATGGTGATAATATAG
- a CDS encoding DUF1697 domain-containing protein, translated as MDFILLLRGINVGGNHSVKMAELKENLTNLELDNVTSYINSGNLFFSSLESQDALQVMLESYFKNNYSFDIPFLLISQTDYQKEFEALPEWWQEDYFRKNALFFLPNTKNEDIDNFLEIANFSQDELIHIGEFAIYWIIKKEGAYPQSFYHTKFIKTKLYKLVSIRNFKTAYYLAFKQKHK; from the coding sequence GTGGACTTTATACTCTTATTAAGAGGGATAAATGTCGGTGGCAATCATTCTGTAAAAATGGCAGAGCTAAAGGAGAACTTAACTAACTTAGAACTAGACAATGTTACTTCATATATTAATAGTGGTAATCTCTTCTTTTCAAGTTTAGAATCCCAAGATGCTTTACAAGTAATGTTAGAATCTTATTTTAAAAATAACTATTCCTTTGATATTCCATTTTTACTGATTAGTCAAACTGACTATCAAAAAGAATTTGAAGCACTACCGGAATGGTGGCAAGAAGACTATTTTCGAAAAAATGCTTTATTTTTTTTACCTAATACCAAAAATGAAGATATTGACAATTTTCTTGAAATAGCTAATTTTAGTCAGGATGAGTTAATTCATATTGGGGAATTTGCTATCTATTGGATAATAAAAAAAGAAGGGGCCTATCCCCAATCCTTCTATCATACTAAATTCATTAAAACCAAACTATATAAACTAGTCAGCATTCGCAATTTCAAAACTGCCTACTACCTGGCCTTTAAACAAAAACACAAATAA
- a CDS encoding YueI family protein, giving the protein MESLDHKILKGALGENRLDPDQQRYYLGTYAERVLLTIPLVGIEEEIAKNEFERLLPSYVKDYSPLSLKLSADLDSEFQMFFMKLASKKGIPSTIIDETSATSPFALVLHTDHAVNLNQTSIADNLPKDETPSKEKKASFWDNIFGK; this is encoded by the coding sequence ATGGAGTCATTAGATCATAAGATTTTAAAAGGTGCATTAGGTGAAAATAGACTTGATCCTGATCAACAACGCTACTATTTAGGCACTTATGCTGAACGTGTCTTATTAACTATCCCCTTGGTCGGCATTGAAGAAGAAATTGCTAAGAATGAATTTGAACGCTTATTGCCTTCTTATGTTAAAGACTATTCTCCTTTATCACTTAAATTATCAGCCGACTTAGATTCTGAATTTCAAATGTTCTTTATGAAGTTAGCTAGCAAAAAGGGTATTCCTTCAACTATAATAGACGAAACCAGTGCTACCTCTCCTTTTGCGCTTGTTCTCCATACAGACCATGCAGTTAACCTGAATCAAACTTCAATTGCTGATAATCTACCAAAAGATGAAACACCTTCTAAAGAAAAAAAAGCTAGTTTTTGGGATAATATTTTCGGAAAATAA